A DNA window from Ostrea edulis chromosome 5, xbOstEdul1.1, whole genome shotgun sequence contains the following coding sequences:
- the LOC125652810 gene encoding RNA-binding protein Pasilla-like isoform X8, protein MRVRCLYVCVSCVWEMGLSCRPSEKEVEVDFWHSLLGDNVHLKILVPSIAAGAIIGKGGETIAQVQKEAGARVKMSKANDFYPGTTERVCLIMGAVEAVKRVHCFIMEKIREKPDPNPKPEETNKNFERHRQVKILVPNSTAGMVIGKGGNYIKQIKEESGAYIQISQKSKETNLPERCITVAGTLNGGEVDNNRKAVELILQKIVEDPQSGSCPNISYADYTGPVASANPTGSPFANNAFTQNRSQEMVVNTNNYQAQGATAYSIGFNGNVLNSSLGSGMTNLNINAALGGNPNGAFTSAGLESLKMTLRSSGYSEQATEEISVAMNTLANYGILNMIALNQIPGLTMQSMPAQSATIAGMNLNSSMGATQMIAATPTTSAQTVNSNSFLNTSNNSTTAGSLFGPVGSGSSGLGSSGSGAGSSLFGSSSPSMGQERYGGSPMLNDSFGATTYASTPQGFPQMDRSPNISLNLNQNSFGLGTGMYSPTEDKQGTQKQELEVAESIVGAILGPGGKGIVELQQFTQTNIQISKKGVYVPGTRNRIVTVTGTPNNISKARYLIQQRIQQEEIKRAQQAAR, encoded by the exons ATGCGAGTTCGCTGTCTGTACGTGTGTGTGAGCTGTGTGTGGGAGATGGGGCTCTCGTGCAGGCCTTCTGAGAAAGAAGTTGAAGTTGATTTTTGGCACTCTCTTCTAG GTGACAATGTACATCTGAAGATCTTAGTGCCCAGTATTGCTGCAGGTGCCATCATCGGAAAAGGCGGGGAAACCATTGCCCAAGTACAGAAGGAGGCTGGTGCCCGAGTCAAAATGTCAAAAGCTAACGATTTCTACCCAG GAACTACAGAACGGGTATGCCTGATCATGGGAGCAGTAGAAGCCGTCAAAAGAGTCCACTGTTTCATCATGGAGAAAATCCGAGAAAAGCCAGACCCCAACCCCAAACCCGAGGAAACGAATAAAAACTTTGAGAGGCACCGACAG GTAAAAATCCTCGTTCCAAACAGCACTGCTGGTATGGTCATTGGCAAGGGAGGTAactacatcaaacaaatcaaagaGGAAAGTGGAGCTTACATTCAAATCTCACAGAAGTCAAAAGAAACCAATTTACCCGAGCGTTGTATCACTGTAGCTGGTACGTTGAATGGAG GGGAGGTAGACAACAACAGGAAAGCAGTAGAACTCATTTTACAGAAAATTGTAGAAGATCCCCAGAGTGGAAGTTGTCCAAACATTAGCTATGCAGACTACACCGGACCTGTGGCCAGTGCTAACCCGACTGGATCACCCTTTGCAAACAATGCATTCACACAGAATCGCAGTCAAGAAATGGTAGTGAACACTAACAATTACCAAGCACAAGGTGCCACAGCGTACAGTATAGGATTTAACGGAAATGTATTGAATAGCAGTTTAGGCAGTGGAATgacaaatttgaatataaatGCTGCTTTGGGGGGCAATCCAAATGGAGCTTTCACTTCCGCTGGATTAGAAAGTCTGAAAATGACTCTTCGAAGCAGTGGCTATTCTGAGCAGGCTACAGAGGAAATCAGTGTAGCCATGAACACTTTAGCTAATTATGGAATTTTGAATATGATAGCATTGAACCAGATCCCTGGTCTGACAATGCAGAGCATGCCAGCCCAGTCAGCCACAATAGCTGGTATGAATCTGAACTCATCCATGGGAGCCACTCAAATGATCGCTGCCACCCCCACCACTTCTGCACAGACTGTGAATAGTAACTCATTTCTGAACACAAGTAACAACTCGACTACAGCAGGCAGTCTTTTTGGGCCTGTGGGCAGTGGCTCGTCTGGACTGGGTAGTTCCGGATCCGGAGCCGGCTCCAGTTTATTTGGTAGTTCTTCTCCGAGCATGGGGCAGGAGAGGTACGGGGGCAGTCCTATGCTGAATGATTCTTTTGGTGCTACAACATACGCTAGCACTCCACAGGGATTCCCTCAGATGGATAGATCACCCAACATCAGCTTGAATTTGAATCAGAACTCATTTGGACTGGGGACTGGCATGTACAGTCCAACAGAAGACAAACAGGGAACCCAAAAGCAAGAGCTAGAGGTGGCGGAGAGTATAGTAGGAGCTATACTAGGACCCGGAGGGAAAGGAATTGTTGAGCTACAGCAGTTCACTCAAACCAACATTCAGATATCGAAAAAAGGAGTATATGTGCCTGGAACACGAAACCGCATCGTCACGGTGACTGGAACCCCCAATAATATAAGTAAAGCCAGATATCTAATCCAGCAAAGAATTCAACAGGAAGAGATCAAAAGGGCCCAGCAAGCTGCTCGCTAG
- the LOC125652810 gene encoding RNA-binding protein Pasilla-like isoform X11: MTLLDLHSCLSNVDEHMTESQEYMNFNVWKGDNVHLKILVPSIAAGAIIGKGGETIAQVQKEAGARVKMSKANDFYPGTTERVCLIMGAVEAVKRVHCFIMEKIREKPDPNPKPEETNKNFERHRQVKILVPNSTAGMVIGKGGNYIKQIKEESGAYIQISQKSKETNLPERCITVAGTLNGGEVDNNRKAVELILQKIVEDPQSGSCPNISYADYTGPVASANPTGSPFANNAFTQNRSQEMVVNTNNYQAQGATAYSIGFNGNVLNSSLGSGMTNLNINAALGGNPNGAFTSAGLESLKMTLRSSGYSEQATEEISVAMNTLANYGILNMIALNQIPGLTMQSMPAQSATIAGMNLNSSMGATQMIAATPTTSAQTVNSNSFLNTSNNSTTAGSLFGPVGSGSSGLGSSGSGAGSSLFGSSSPSMGQERYGGSPMLNDSFGATTYASTPQGFPQMDRSPNISLNLNQNSFGLGTGMYSPTEDKQGTQKQELEVAESIVGAILGPGGKGIVELQQFTQTNIQISKKGVYVPGTRNRIVTVTGTPNNISKARYLIQQRIQQEEIKRAQQAAR, from the exons ATGACCCTGCTCGACCTTCATTCATGTCTTAGTAACGTCGATGAGCATATGACCGAATCTCaagaatatatgaattttaacGTCTGGAAAG GTGACAATGTACATCTGAAGATCTTAGTGCCCAGTATTGCTGCAGGTGCCATCATCGGAAAAGGCGGGGAAACCATTGCCCAAGTACAGAAGGAGGCTGGTGCCCGAGTCAAAATGTCAAAAGCTAACGATTTCTACCCAG GAACTACAGAACGGGTATGCCTGATCATGGGAGCAGTAGAAGCCGTCAAAAGAGTCCACTGTTTCATCATGGAGAAAATCCGAGAAAAGCCAGACCCCAACCCCAAACCCGAGGAAACGAATAAAAACTTTGAGAGGCACCGACAG GTAAAAATCCTCGTTCCAAACAGCACTGCTGGTATGGTCATTGGCAAGGGAGGTAactacatcaaacaaatcaaagaGGAAAGTGGAGCTTACATTCAAATCTCACAGAAGTCAAAAGAAACCAATTTACCCGAGCGTTGTATCACTGTAGCTGGTACGTTGAATGGAG GGGAGGTAGACAACAACAGGAAAGCAGTAGAACTCATTTTACAGAAAATTGTAGAAGATCCCCAGAGTGGAAGTTGTCCAAACATTAGCTATGCAGACTACACCGGACCTGTGGCCAGTGCTAACCCGACTGGATCACCCTTTGCAAACAATGCATTCACACAGAATCGCAGTCAAGAAATGGTAGTGAACACTAACAATTACCAAGCACAAGGTGCCACAGCGTACAGTATAGGATTTAACGGAAATGTATTGAATAGCAGTTTAGGCAGTGGAATgacaaatttgaatataaatGCTGCTTTGGGGGGCAATCCAAATGGAGCTTTCACTTCCGCTGGATTAGAAAGTCTGAAAATGACTCTTCGAAGCAGTGGCTATTCTGAGCAGGCTACAGAGGAAATCAGTGTAGCCATGAACACTTTAGCTAATTATGGAATTTTGAATATGATAGCATTGAACCAGATCCCTGGTCTGACAATGCAGAGCATGCCAGCCCAGTCAGCCACAATAGCTGGTATGAATCTGAACTCATCCATGGGAGCCACTCAAATGATCGCTGCCACCCCCACCACTTCTGCACAGACTGTGAATAGTAACTCATTTCTGAACACAAGTAACAACTCGACTACAGCAGGCAGTCTTTTTGGGCCTGTGGGCAGTGGCTCGTCTGGACTGGGTAGTTCCGGATCCGGAGCCGGCTCCAGTTTATTTGGTAGTTCTTCTCCGAGCATGGGGCAGGAGAGGTACGGGGGCAGTCCTATGCTGAATGATTCTTTTGGTGCTACAACATACGCTAGCACTCCACAGGGATTCCCTCAGATGGATAGATCACCCAACATCAGCTTGAATTTGAATCAGAACTCATTTGGACTGGGGACTGGCATGTACAGTCCAACAGAAGACAAACAGGGAACCCAAAAGCAAGAGCTAGAGGTGGCGGAGAGTATAGTAGGAGCTATACTAGGACCCGGAGGGAAAGGAATTGTTGAGCTACAGCAGTTCACTCAAACCAACATTCAGATATCGAAAAAAGGAGTATATGTGCCTGGAACACGAAACCGCATCGTCACGGTGACTGGAACCCCCAATAATATAAGTAAAGCCAGATATCTAATCCAGCAAAGAATTCAACAGGAAGAGATCAAAAGGGCCCAGCAAGCTGCTCGCTAG
- the LOC125652810 gene encoding RNA-binding protein Pasilla-like isoform X5: MTLLDLHSCLSNVDEHMTESQEYMNFNVWKGTSEQLHQMMTEESNGDTVMGDNVHLKILVPSIAAGAIIGKGGETIAQVQKEAGARVKMSKANDFYPGTTERVCLIMGAVEAVKRVHCFIMEKIREKPDPNPKPEETNKNFERHRQVKILVPNSTAGMVIGKGGNYIKQIKEESGAYIQISQKSKETNLPERCITVAGTLNGGEVDNNRKAVELILQKIVEDPQSGSCPNISYADYTGPVASANPTGSPFANNAFTQNRSQEMVVNTNNYQAQGATAYSIGFNGNVLNSSLGSGMTNLNINAALGGNPNGAFTSAGLESLKMTLRSSGYSEQATEEISVAMNTLANYGILNMIALNQIPGLTMQSMPAQSATIAGMNLNSSMGATQMIAATPTTSAQTVNSNSFLNTSNNSTTAGSLFGPVGSGSSGLGSSGSGAGSSLFGSSSPSMGQERYGGSPMLNDSFGATTYASTPQGFPQMDRSPNISLNLNQNSFGLGTGMYSPTEDKQGTQKQELEVAESIVGAILGPGGKGIVELQQFTQTNIQISKKGVYVPGTRNRIVTVTGTPNNISKARYLIQQRIQQEEIKRAQQAAR, encoded by the exons ATGACCCTGCTCGACCTTCATTCATGTCTTAGTAACGTCGATGAGCATATGACCGAATCTCaagaatatatgaattttaacGTCTGGAAAG GCACATCTGAACAGCTTCATCAGATGATGACTGAAGAGTCAAACGGCGACACCGTCATGG GTGACAATGTACATCTGAAGATCTTAGTGCCCAGTATTGCTGCAGGTGCCATCATCGGAAAAGGCGGGGAAACCATTGCCCAAGTACAGAAGGAGGCTGGTGCCCGAGTCAAAATGTCAAAAGCTAACGATTTCTACCCAG GAACTACAGAACGGGTATGCCTGATCATGGGAGCAGTAGAAGCCGTCAAAAGAGTCCACTGTTTCATCATGGAGAAAATCCGAGAAAAGCCAGACCCCAACCCCAAACCCGAGGAAACGAATAAAAACTTTGAGAGGCACCGACAG GTAAAAATCCTCGTTCCAAACAGCACTGCTGGTATGGTCATTGGCAAGGGAGGTAactacatcaaacaaatcaaagaGGAAAGTGGAGCTTACATTCAAATCTCACAGAAGTCAAAAGAAACCAATTTACCCGAGCGTTGTATCACTGTAGCTGGTACGTTGAATGGAG GGGAGGTAGACAACAACAGGAAAGCAGTAGAACTCATTTTACAGAAAATTGTAGAAGATCCCCAGAGTGGAAGTTGTCCAAACATTAGCTATGCAGACTACACCGGACCTGTGGCCAGTGCTAACCCGACTGGATCACCCTTTGCAAACAATGCATTCACACAGAATCGCAGTCAAGAAATGGTAGTGAACACTAACAATTACCAAGCACAAGGTGCCACAGCGTACAGTATAGGATTTAACGGAAATGTATTGAATAGCAGTTTAGGCAGTGGAATgacaaatttgaatataaatGCTGCTTTGGGGGGCAATCCAAATGGAGCTTTCACTTCCGCTGGATTAGAAAGTCTGAAAATGACTCTTCGAAGCAGTGGCTATTCTGAGCAGGCTACAGAGGAAATCAGTGTAGCCATGAACACTTTAGCTAATTATGGAATTTTGAATATGATAGCATTGAACCAGATCCCTGGTCTGACAATGCAGAGCATGCCAGCCCAGTCAGCCACAATAGCTGGTATGAATCTGAACTCATCCATGGGAGCCACTCAAATGATCGCTGCCACCCCCACCACTTCTGCACAGACTGTGAATAGTAACTCATTTCTGAACACAAGTAACAACTCGACTACAGCAGGCAGTCTTTTTGGGCCTGTGGGCAGTGGCTCGTCTGGACTGGGTAGTTCCGGATCCGGAGCCGGCTCCAGTTTATTTGGTAGTTCTTCTCCGAGCATGGGGCAGGAGAGGTACGGGGGCAGTCCTATGCTGAATGATTCTTTTGGTGCTACAACATACGCTAGCACTCCACAGGGATTCCCTCAGATGGATAGATCACCCAACATCAGCTTGAATTTGAATCAGAACTCATTTGGACTGGGGACTGGCATGTACAGTCCAACAGAAGACAAACAGGGAACCCAAAAGCAAGAGCTAGAGGTGGCGGAGAGTATAGTAGGAGCTATACTAGGACCCGGAGGGAAAGGAATTGTTGAGCTACAGCAGTTCACTCAAACCAACATTCAGATATCGAAAAAAGGAGTATATGTGCCTGGAACACGAAACCGCATCGTCACGGTGACTGGAACCCCCAATAATATAAGTAAAGCCAGATATCTAATCCAGCAAAGAATTCAACAGGAAGAGATCAAAAGGGCCCAGCAAGCTGCTCGCTAG
- the LOC125652810 gene encoding RNA-binding protein Pasilla-like isoform X3 has translation MAMNYDGMNGNEMDTTDSRKRPLETEVDNGVPKRSNQGGGTSEQLHQMMTEESNGDTVMGDNVHLKILVPSIAAGAIIGKGGETIAQVQKEAGARVKMSKANDFYPGTTERVCLIMGAVEAVKRVHCFIMEKIREKPDPNPKPEETNKNFERHRQVKILVPNSTAGMVIGKGGNYIKQIKEESGAYIQISQKSKETNLPERCITVAGEVDNNRKAVELILQKIVEDPQSGSCPNISYADYTGPVASANPTGSPFANNAFTQNRSQEMVVNTNNYQAQGATAYSIGFNGNVLNSSLGSGMTNLNINAALGGNPNGAFTSAGLESLKMTLRSSGYSEQATEEISVAMNTLANYGILNMIALNQIPGLTMQSMPAQSATIAGMNLNSSMGATQMIAATPTTSAQTVNSNSFLNTSNNSTTAGSLFGPVGSGSSGLGSSGSGAGSSLFGSSSPSMGQERYGGSPMLNDSFGATTYASTPQGFPQMDRSPNISLNLNQNSFGLGTGMYSPTEDKQGTQKQELEVAESIVGAILGPGGKGIVELQQFTQTNIQISKKGVYVPGTRNRIVTVTGTPNNISKARYLIQQRIQQEEIKRAQQAAR, from the exons atggcgatgaattacGACGGCATGAATGGAAACGAAATGGACACTACGGACTCAAGAAAAAGGCCATTGGAAACAGAAGTAGATAATGGGGTCCCCAAACGATCGAACCAAGGTGGAG GCACATCTGAACAGCTTCATCAGATGATGACTGAAGAGTCAAACGGCGACACCGTCATGG GTGACAATGTACATCTGAAGATCTTAGTGCCCAGTATTGCTGCAGGTGCCATCATCGGAAAAGGCGGGGAAACCATTGCCCAAGTACAGAAGGAGGCTGGTGCCCGAGTCAAAATGTCAAAAGCTAACGATTTCTACCCAG GAACTACAGAACGGGTATGCCTGATCATGGGAGCAGTAGAAGCCGTCAAAAGAGTCCACTGTTTCATCATGGAGAAAATCCGAGAAAAGCCAGACCCCAACCCCAAACCCGAGGAAACGAATAAAAACTTTGAGAGGCACCGACAG GTAAAAATCCTCGTTCCAAACAGCACTGCTGGTATGGTCATTGGCAAGGGAGGTAactacatcaaacaaatcaaagaGGAAAGTGGAGCTTACATTCAAATCTCACAGAAGTCAAAAGAAACCAATTTACCCGAGCGTTGTATCACTGTAGCTG GGGAGGTAGACAACAACAGGAAAGCAGTAGAACTCATTTTACAGAAAATTGTAGAAGATCCCCAGAGTGGAAGTTGTCCAAACATTAGCTATGCAGACTACACCGGACCTGTGGCCAGTGCTAACCCGACTGGATCACCCTTTGCAAACAATGCATTCACACAGAATCGCAGTCAAGAAATGGTAGTGAACACTAACAATTACCAAGCACAAGGTGCCACAGCGTACAGTATAGGATTTAACGGAAATGTATTGAATAGCAGTTTAGGCAGTGGAATgacaaatttgaatataaatGCTGCTTTGGGGGGCAATCCAAATGGAGCTTTCACTTCCGCTGGATTAGAAAGTCTGAAAATGACTCTTCGAAGCAGTGGCTATTCTGAGCAGGCTACAGAGGAAATCAGTGTAGCCATGAACACTTTAGCTAATTATGGAATTTTGAATATGATAGCATTGAACCAGATCCCTGGTCTGACAATGCAGAGCATGCCAGCCCAGTCAGCCACAATAGCTGGTATGAATCTGAACTCATCCATGGGAGCCACTCAAATGATCGCTGCCACCCCCACCACTTCTGCACAGACTGTGAATAGTAACTCATTTCTGAACACAAGTAACAACTCGACTACAGCAGGCAGTCTTTTTGGGCCTGTGGGCAGTGGCTCGTCTGGACTGGGTAGTTCCGGATCCGGAGCCGGCTCCAGTTTATTTGGTAGTTCTTCTCCGAGCATGGGGCAGGAGAGGTACGGGGGCAGTCCTATGCTGAATGATTCTTTTGGTGCTACAACATACGCTAGCACTCCACAGGGATTCCCTCAGATGGATAGATCACCCAACATCAGCTTGAATTTGAATCAGAACTCATTTGGACTGGGGACTGGCATGTACAGTCCAACAGAAGACAAACAGGGAACCCAAAAGCAAGAGCTAGAGGTGGCGGAGAGTATAGTAGGAGCTATACTAGGACCCGGAGGGAAAGGAATTGTTGAGCTACAGCAGTTCACTCAAACCAACATTCAGATATCGAAAAAAGGAGTATATGTGCCTGGAACACGAAACCGCATCGTCACGGTGACTGGAACCCCCAATAATATAAGTAAAGCCAGATATCTAATCCAGCAAAGAATTCAACAGGAAGAGATCAAAAGGGCCCAGCAAGCTGCTCGCTAG
- the LOC125652810 gene encoding RNA-binding protein Pasilla-like isoform X18 — MSKANDFYPGTTERVCLIMGAVEAVKRVHCFIMEKIREKPDPNPKPEETNKNFERHRQVKILVPNSTAGMVIGKGGNYIKQIKEESGAYIQISQKSKETNLPERCITVAGTLNGGEVDNNRKAVELILQKIVEDPQSGSCPNISYADYTGPVASANPTGSPFANNAFTQNRSQEMVVNTNNYQAQGATAYSIGFNGNVLNSSLGSGMTNLNINAALGGNPNGAFTSAGLESLKMTLRSSGYSEQATEEISVAMNTLANYGILNMIALNQIPGLTMQSMPAQSATIAGMNLNSSMGATQMIAATPTTSAQTVNSNSFLNTSNNSTTAGSLFGPVGSGSSGLGSSGSGAGSSLFGSSSPSMGQERYGGSPMLNDSFGATTYASTPQGFPQMDRSPNISLNLNQNSFGLGTGMYSPTEDKQGTQKQELEVAESIVGAILGPGGKGIVELQQFTQTNIQISKKGVYVPGTRNRIVTVTGTPNNISKARYLIQQRIQQEEIKRAQQAAR; from the exons ATGTCAAAAGCTAACGATTTCTACCCAG GAACTACAGAACGGGTATGCCTGATCATGGGAGCAGTAGAAGCCGTCAAAAGAGTCCACTGTTTCATCATGGAGAAAATCCGAGAAAAGCCAGACCCCAACCCCAAACCCGAGGAAACGAATAAAAACTTTGAGAGGCACCGACAG GTAAAAATCCTCGTTCCAAACAGCACTGCTGGTATGGTCATTGGCAAGGGAGGTAactacatcaaacaaatcaaagaGGAAAGTGGAGCTTACATTCAAATCTCACAGAAGTCAAAAGAAACCAATTTACCCGAGCGTTGTATCACTGTAGCTGGTACGTTGAATGGAG GGGAGGTAGACAACAACAGGAAAGCAGTAGAACTCATTTTACAGAAAATTGTAGAAGATCCCCAGAGTGGAAGTTGTCCAAACATTAGCTATGCAGACTACACCGGACCTGTGGCCAGTGCTAACCCGACTGGATCACCCTTTGCAAACAATGCATTCACACAGAATCGCAGTCAAGAAATGGTAGTGAACACTAACAATTACCAAGCACAAGGTGCCACAGCGTACAGTATAGGATTTAACGGAAATGTATTGAATAGCAGTTTAGGCAGTGGAATgacaaatttgaatataaatGCTGCTTTGGGGGGCAATCCAAATGGAGCTTTCACTTCCGCTGGATTAGAAAGTCTGAAAATGACTCTTCGAAGCAGTGGCTATTCTGAGCAGGCTACAGAGGAAATCAGTGTAGCCATGAACACTTTAGCTAATTATGGAATTTTGAATATGATAGCATTGAACCAGATCCCTGGTCTGACAATGCAGAGCATGCCAGCCCAGTCAGCCACAATAGCTGGTATGAATCTGAACTCATCCATGGGAGCCACTCAAATGATCGCTGCCACCCCCACCACTTCTGCACAGACTGTGAATAGTAACTCATTTCTGAACACAAGTAACAACTCGACTACAGCAGGCAGTCTTTTTGGGCCTGTGGGCAGTGGCTCGTCTGGACTGGGTAGTTCCGGATCCGGAGCCGGCTCCAGTTTATTTGGTAGTTCTTCTCCGAGCATGGGGCAGGAGAGGTACGGGGGCAGTCCTATGCTGAATGATTCTTTTGGTGCTACAACATACGCTAGCACTCCACAGGGATTCCCTCAGATGGATAGATCACCCAACATCAGCTTGAATTTGAATCAGAACTCATTTGGACTGGGGACTGGCATGTACAGTCCAACAGAAGACAAACAGGGAACCCAAAAGCAAGAGCTAGAGGTGGCGGAGAGTATAGTAGGAGCTATACTAGGACCCGGAGGGAAAGGAATTGTTGAGCTACAGCAGTTCACTCAAACCAACATTCAGATATCGAAAAAAGGAGTATATGTGCCTGGAACACGAAACCGCATCGTCACGGTGACTGGAACCCCCAATAATATAAGTAAAGCCAGATATCTAATCCAGCAAAGAATTCAACAGGAAGAGATCAAAAGGGCCCAGCAAGCTGCTCGCTAG
- the LOC125652810 gene encoding RNA-binding protein Pasilla-like isoform X13 — protein sequence MEHVLGTSEQLHQMMTEESNGDTVMGDNVHLKILVPSIAAGAIIGKGGETIAQVQKEAGARVKMSKANDFYPGTTERVCLIMGAVEAVKRVHCFIMEKIREKPDPNPKPEETNKNFERHRQVKILVPNSTAGMVIGKGGNYIKQIKEESGAYIQISQKSKETNLPERCITVAGTLNGGEVDNNRKAVELILQKIVEDPQSGSCPNISYADYTGPVASANPTGSPFANNAFTQNRSQEMVVNTNNYQAQGATAYSIGFNGNVLNSSLGSGMTNLNINAALGGNPNGAFTSAGLESLKMTLRSSGYSEQATEEISVAMNTLANYGILNMIALNQIPGLTMQSMPAQSATIAGMNLNSSMGATQMIAATPTTSAQTVNSNSFLNTSNNSTTAGSLFGPVGSGSSGLGSSGSGAGSSLFGSSSPSMGQERYGGSPMLNDSFGATTYASTPQGFPQMDRSPNISLNLNQNSFGLGTGMYSPTEDKQGTQKQELEVAESIVGAILGPGGKGIVELQQFTQTNIQISKKGVYVPGTRNRIVTVTGTPNNISKARYLIQQRIQQEEIKRAQQAAR from the exons ATGGAACATGTTCTAG GCACATCTGAACAGCTTCATCAGATGATGACTGAAGAGTCAAACGGCGACACCGTCATGG GTGACAATGTACATCTGAAGATCTTAGTGCCCAGTATTGCTGCAGGTGCCATCATCGGAAAAGGCGGGGAAACCATTGCCCAAGTACAGAAGGAGGCTGGTGCCCGAGTCAAAATGTCAAAAGCTAACGATTTCTACCCAG GAACTACAGAACGGGTATGCCTGATCATGGGAGCAGTAGAAGCCGTCAAAAGAGTCCACTGTTTCATCATGGAGAAAATCCGAGAAAAGCCAGACCCCAACCCCAAACCCGAGGAAACGAATAAAAACTTTGAGAGGCACCGACAG GTAAAAATCCTCGTTCCAAACAGCACTGCTGGTATGGTCATTGGCAAGGGAGGTAactacatcaaacaaatcaaagaGGAAAGTGGAGCTTACATTCAAATCTCACAGAAGTCAAAAGAAACCAATTTACCCGAGCGTTGTATCACTGTAGCTGGTACGTTGAATGGAG GGGAGGTAGACAACAACAGGAAAGCAGTAGAACTCATTTTACAGAAAATTGTAGAAGATCCCCAGAGTGGAAGTTGTCCAAACATTAGCTATGCAGACTACACCGGACCTGTGGCCAGTGCTAACCCGACTGGATCACCCTTTGCAAACAATGCATTCACACAGAATCGCAGTCAAGAAATGGTAGTGAACACTAACAATTACCAAGCACAAGGTGCCACAGCGTACAGTATAGGATTTAACGGAAATGTATTGAATAGCAGTTTAGGCAGTGGAATgacaaatttgaatataaatGCTGCTTTGGGGGGCAATCCAAATGGAGCTTTCACTTCCGCTGGATTAGAAAGTCTGAAAATGACTCTTCGAAGCAGTGGCTATTCTGAGCAGGCTACAGAGGAAATCAGTGTAGCCATGAACACTTTAGCTAATTATGGAATTTTGAATATGATAGCATTGAACCAGATCCCTGGTCTGACAATGCAGAGCATGCCAGCCCAGTCAGCCACAATAGCTGGTATGAATCTGAACTCATCCATGGGAGCCACTCAAATGATCGCTGCCACCCCCACCACTTCTGCACAGACTGTGAATAGTAACTCATTTCTGAACACAAGTAACAACTCGACTACAGCAGGCAGTCTTTTTGGGCCTGTGGGCAGTGGCTCGTCTGGACTGGGTAGTTCCGGATCCGGAGCCGGCTCCAGTTTATTTGGTAGTTCTTCTCCGAGCATGGGGCAGGAGAGGTACGGGGGCAGTCCTATGCTGAATGATTCTTTTGGTGCTACAACATACGCTAGCACTCCACAGGGATTCCCTCAGATGGATAGATCACCCAACATCAGCTTGAATTTGAATCAGAACTCATTTGGACTGGGGACTGGCATGTACAGTCCAACAGAAGACAAACAGGGAACCCAAAAGCAAGAGCTAGAGGTGGCGGAGAGTATAGTAGGAGCTATACTAGGACCCGGAGGGAAAGGAATTGTTGAGCTACAGCAGTTCACTCAAACCAACATTCAGATATCGAAAAAAGGAGTATATGTGCCTGGAACACGAAACCGCATCGTCACGGTGACTGGAACCCCCAATAATATAAGTAAAGCCAGATATCTAATCCAGCAAAGAATTCAACAGGAAGAGATCAAAAGGGCCCAGCAAGCTGCTCGCTAG